The window CCAAGAGATCAaaattgatacaatttttaatcgtttgGCAAATGGGATTGAATTATCGTCAATCGACAAATTGCTTGTCACATTGAAAGTTTTTTAGTGCTTGAGAGTGCTGAAACATTTCCGAGTTATTTCTACCAGCACGATTTAAACTTTCAGTACaagtaaaaaacatttttataatagaATGTCGTCAGAATGAAAGCAAATTTTAGCTACCCGAGTAATACAGATATCTTTTAATGCAAAAGTGGATCATTGATGTTTCTGATAACATCTGTACCTACTACAACTATATACCTACACCACGTGCTCCCGTTATCTCGAAAGGAGATGCTTTTTATCACCGAATTCAATTAGACGAGAGAGATTTGACATATTTTGTTTCGAGGTAATTGCTTTGAGTGATACTGATCGATTgcgtcataaaaatttatcgtattTACTCAGTCGTAACCGCTACCGGCATTTCATTTATTAGAGAAACACCGCCTCACTCGTGCAAACCTCGTAACAGTGCCGTGCTTTATCACAGTAAATACATTCTTGAGTCACCCGATATCAGGAATCTCTGTTTGGACTTTGAACAGGatcgaaaaattaactgaATAATTCTGTGAGCTATTCTACgtggtaaaatgaaaaataacaaacccACATGGCGATTACGCAATTACTCGAAGGAGAGTAATGATAAGTCTGCACTTTGTAGATTAACTACACTCGGCAACGAGCCGCGTCGATGAACGTGAAAATCTGTGAGAGGCTACGCATTCtccttttaatttttttctttctaaattACAATGCTTCATGCGCTGTGTAAAGGTTCGAGAGTCACGTTCGAATATCACGCAGCGACAGAAAACATGTCAGGTAACCTTTTTAAGTAACGGAGttctttttccaattttttcctaCGACTTTACAaggtttcaaaaaaataagagcCTGCAGCTATATTGGATAGAGGTGAGTTGGGTATTTATTTTCGAGTAACGGGGTAAAAAACCCACTTGACAAAGTAACTTGACATTTCGACGCTTACCCGCTGCAGTTTCCACGAAGTATTGTATTATACCTCCTACATCGGCTTCGAGTTCCGTTTTCCTTTCACGGTTTCCTGCTTAACTGTTTTTTCTCAGCACAGTTTTTGTCACCCTCGACTGTTtcagagaaacaaaaaacgggCCCCGTAACGTTTTTCCGAACACGTATATACAAAATAGAAGAACCCTTTTTTGAAAACGCGAGTTTTACCGCACGCTCCTAAAACGAGACACCTCGGTATAACGGTAGTAAATTTCAGTGTAGAAAAACGTTCGACCATCGAGGCTGCCCGCTGTAGCATTACCACTGTAGGTATTACAATTTCAACATACGTTCACATCTAACGAGGAGTCAGAAAGACAAAAACCCTCGAGTGAAAGtaagtgaaattcaatttgaagtgaaaaacatATGACGTTATGAATTAGTCACGCGTTGTGTACCTTACGTGCAGAGAAGTGAGAGGGAAGGGCGGGAAAAACTTGTCAATGATGAGTGTGTACATTCAAcagtatattgtgtaacaaggaggcaaactTAGTCTTTTCGGGCCGGGTGTCTATgtttgcaatatgagtcgtaACTGAGCCGGAGACGAATTCTTCTTGCACGCGATTCTTTACATAACAAGAGTATTATGTTACAAGTTTTTCACAAAACACGAAATTGAGGCtagggtcgcgtaatgtcaTGTTCGCGACAGCGCATTCGCGCAGTACGGAAAAGACCATTTTTAACTCctacgcgcatgcgcattcgcagagtCACTCTGCCGTCACAGAAACGGGTATTTCGTGTAGGGAAAACACGCATGAAAACGGCGTTAAACACGCTCGCGCTATATGAAAGTTTATTTCCAAACAGCTTGAATTCTCGTGTCCATGTATTATATGCCTATAAACCCATGTATACATGGTGTGTACACGATTCACGTAACAATGTGTCGCGTATAACAAACGTACATGCATGGCTGAAGCGTAACATTCTATATCTATACACATAGGTATATTTTTGCCGGGGTATCGCTGAGCGGGCGACGTTGGCTGGGTCGACTCTTTAATTGATTCAATCGGTGAAAAACACGCGAAGCTCGGGCTCCGCGCCCTTGGAGGGTGGCAAGGCGCCCTCTTTACCGCGAACGCCGGCAGGCAGCCTGCGACCGACCCCTGTAACGAGGCGCGGAATCTGGCATTCGCGATCCTTTGCAGTCCCGGGGAAGGTGCGCGATATATGGAAACATCTGCAGGGAGTCCAAGGTGCACGATGCCGTTGCACTGCGCGTGCAAAGGCAAATTCATTAACAGTCGACTTCCATTGAACAGGTGAGTTTTGAATATCGGTTGCACGACAACATCGACCTATTTCAGACTTCAGCTCTGTTGGTTCCAATGTAGTTCAACGAAAATGatccaaaaatatatattttttttatttcgagttTTTTAATCTCTCGTTCCGTTCGACCGGAGGTCTAATGCATTTTCATTAATGCTATTGGAATTGTCACTTTGCAATGTGTCATTTGGGTTGAGTTtctgtaatttcatttttcacatttcccaCCATCTGCGCATTCTGATTGGTTGACGCAATTTTGCATACCAATCAGAATGCTTGGATGGTGGGAAATGTGAACATTGAAATTACAGACTCTCAACcctggtggaaaaaaatcaaactagTGCAACCAGGCTGACAGCTGACCGTTGACGGTCTTTTTTCGCGTGTGGATAATAGAACAGTTTTACTATTGATTatctttaattaatttatgatAAATATGTGATAAAATGGCGCCAACAACCCGGCTCTTACGTCATGAGGACATTTCCAATACTCCTACACAGAGTGAACTTCTAACGACCACCCGTTCCGTCGACTGCTCAAATTGAACGCGCATGCGGCATAAAATTTTGGAGGTTTCGTAGATCGCAGCGAATTACCTTCGAAATTTATAACGATTGGTCATCCCGCAAACAACCGCTCTCGAATTGCATCGCTTGCGCATTGCATTCCAGCATACGGCGGAACGTGCGGTctttaggaattcactctgcACTGTATGAGAGTAAATAATCCAGCTTCGGGACAGCGATGATATTATGTTTAACGAACAAGCCGGATGGGAGGCTTAGGTTAAGATGCAGGTGAGCTAGGGTTACGGGTCGTTCTCGCACGCGATCCTATACTGTAACCGGCACGCCGCGCCGTCGCGGGTTTCCGTAATTAAGAGATTAAACGCTGTTGCCTGACGCTCGCTCGGCGATCGTGTTACCGCTTACTTAGCCGCGACTATTACTTCAGCCCTGAGGCAGACACAGCACGGCAATTTTTTGTCTCTACCTGCGCCTCACGTTTTCGaacgattttgtttttctctctaaacaaTCCTCGTGTTTGCCGCGACGCGGGAAGTCGATTAATTACAACTGTTGATATATTCTGTATATAGCGTGTACAACGTATGCCTGTAACATGTTTGTTACTTTGTAAATAACTATCTTATTTGCCTTCACCTACTGCGGATAATTTGGCTTTTGTTTTGAGGAACCGTTCGAAACTTATTTTCTtgcataaatataatttttaaatttgtatgtatactaTGCCGTGACCGCATAGAGTTTATAACCTCTACGAAGTCCTCGGAGGTATTTTGGCAGGAACGGTGCGACGCGCCCAGACGACGAGCGATGCCACTTCATGCGAAACGGTAATGCGGGAAAAGCCGATTCAGCAGTTCGGTGCGCCGAATTGAATTCTTAATTGACAGCTCCGCCAGGACGACGGGTCCTCGTCAACGTCCTGCGGGACCGAACACGGTGCTTAAATCCCTGGGGTAAGCGAGGTCTGTGTCATCAccaacggagaaaaaaaaataacacaacaAGTATAATATTCGAAATGTTCGAATACAGACACAAACTGGAGAGAAAAATACGTACAAGGAGTATGACGGGTGAacgcaattttgaaataagGAAAATCCGGAGGGCGGAGTAACGTAATCAAGCTTAGAAGCACAACAAGACGGACGAATGAGCTCGTTAGAATTTTCTGTCACAAGGAGGTGACGCATATTGATATTATACACGGGGTAATTCGACGGATACCGTATGAGCGCAACATGGCGCGGTGATCGGGGCTCTCTGATATGCGGAGGAGGAGGTGAGTACGTGCTAATCAAGTTAGATATTTTCTCTAAAACACATAACCGAGCGATTATGGATTACAGGTACGGTACACCGTGACAACCGGTTACGTAAACAGATGCAAGGGAAGCCGGGTATCTGCAACGACTGCTGCGGGGACACGATTTAATTCGAACGCCCGGCGCGGCTGAAGCCATTCACAAATCCATGCATTAATATTGTACGCGCAACGTTGTACCGGTGCATTTTCCACGCTGTAGATTGAGCTTCGTGCCTCCTGCGACTGCCTTTGTTAATTCTTATACAATGTCTAAATCTTCAGATGCACACTACGGCTAGGAATTGCTTCGCTCCGactatttcaaattaaattaaaaagcCGCTGCACGTGTATTTTTGCTCAACAAGATACCACGCGTGTCGTACAGTACGCGAACTAACCAGCTGTGTATCTATAAAATGTTTACACGAACCGCAGCTTTAATCGTAATCCGTAACCCCGAGCACCGTTAAAAAACTTTTGTATATTGATTCTGattggcagaaaaaaaaaggacgtAGGCGTCTTATGATTAATTAAAAGAAGGAGGAACTGATATAAGGCACGATCGGAATAGATTATGTTGAGGAAAATTATTAACCACaatatttgtacaaaaaattacaatataattcTGTTATTGTTTTTCCAATTATTGCTATGCTCGCGTACCGAGTTAATTAAGAAATATTGACAATAGTCCCAGTCTGATATCTCACTTATAGTGTATCACGCATGCGGTGTGTACGTTCAATCCACGGTGCAAGGCTTAACAACTCGCGCGTCAATTTTTACGACCTTGAATAGTGGCGCAGGAAATAGGCAAAGGAATTAACCCGATTTGAAAAAGCTTTCTTTGCGGCGCTTTCATAGAGCGAACAAAAGCGCGCGAACCGATTGAACGAATTGGGCGGATGACAAGAGGCTCCTACTTAAATGCGTTCCTCCTACGAAGTAGAAACTGGTGGGAGGAGCcaatattgataaaatacaacgcggaatattttgaaatctgataTTTTAATTCGTAAATAGAGATATGATTCCCATTGCAGCTCCAGTACCTACAGCCTGTATTATAATGCCCTGAGTTCTGAGGGACCGCTTTTAATAGCCCGGATATGGGTTGTGGCTCGTCTGGTACTGGTGTCGGATGGAATTTCACACTACCCCCTTAGCAATTCTACGGTCATTCCTAACCCTTGGCCTCGCCGATGCGAGCTCGATGCGTCGCTGCGCCATATTCCGGTCTTCTTTCATAACCGCGTGTTAATATTAAATGCGCATTCGTCAGCGCAAGTACATCTTGTCGGCGTTTGGTGCTGCTTACGATGTGCCTGTGCATACCTAGAATAACGTTTATACTTCGACTTTCATTTGCCACCTTGGACAATCAGACTCCAGctataattaatataatcCACCTCGTCAAGATAAACAACAAATAGCCTACCGTGTGCGAATGGAGGTTTAAATTTGGTACATTCTTATCTCTGCAAGGTCATTGCTAGCAGAGCGGTATCTACAGTGACGTACAGTCAATAAGTTATCCAAGCCAAACGTGTTCGCTTGCATTTCACCTGTACGTAAGTATAATGAATAATAGAATTCGATGTAAATGTCTTTGATTTACCGAATTCGAACTTATTCGTCAAAGCAAAGACGAAGAGGCGTATGTCATAGAATTTACCATCTGAAAAATGACCTCTCAAGCCAAAACATATCAGCGAGActgaaagattaaaaaaaaaaaaattaatattcaccACGTTTCAATCTGAGGGTGAAATCTGAATTTATAAGAAGTTTTAAAgattaaacaaatatttctcCTGTAGAATTCACATTTGTTTTGATCGATCAATCATTTTGTTATACGTATTTTGTGCCCGATTACCAGATTGATGGATTCTAACGAAGTATCGGTGAAACGTGAATGAGATATATTAAAATGTGACGACATTATGACTTgaggaatttgaattttgtacgaaGCAGTATTTGACATTCGGTGCATCACTTTTCTGACATCTATCGGAATGTTTGATAATAAGTGGTTGGAACTAGCTGTACCactgatgaataagaattacGATTTCTACACTTACAGGAACATTGGGTGAGTATGCATTCTGCAGTACCGACAGAACCGACCAAGCACCGCCAACATGAATCTTGCGCTTCGGATGAAGATACACGAATTCTGCATTACCGTCTGTCGTTAAGTACATGCAGCTGAAATTAAAAGCTCGATTCACCGAGTACGACATAAGAAATTATGCAGCCCATGTTACAGCCAATACGGACTCGACGCACTtttgagaaataattaataactttTTGCGATTTGCGGGTGATGAATTAGAAtcggtttattttttcatcggccaaaattaaaagattttgccaaaaatttgaaagattaTTTACTTTCCTTGAACTTCTGTAACACTGAAAATACCGACCTACTGCTTTTCAAATGTACAAACAATTTGCCGTGCTGTCAGATTTCCAATACTATTGACAACACAATAGCGAATTATATTTGCCGAATGCGTAAGgtccaaaaattcaaaccaaGCGCCTAGGTTCTGGCTGCAGGGATATTATGAAGTTGGCAGAAATACTACTAAAGTATTTTTCACCATTGCGCGTGTTTATGTAATAAAGTCTAATTATTGCGCAATAGGGGGTTTGGACAAGGCGTCAGTAAAAAAAGAGTCAGATTCTGCTAGTAGATATTATCGGTAAAACGACAGTGGTCACCTCGGAGATAATCGAAATCATCCAACCACTCGCTCAGGCAACAATACCGCCTCCATGACGCAGCTCGTGAGCATCACCAAGTTCCTGGCACACGCCATTCGCGTTTCGCCTACAACCGGATTCGCTCGTCCGTTTCACGTCTCCCTGAAAAACATGGTTATCGCTGTGAGTACGGTTCAAACCCTCTCCCAAGTCTCGACATCTTTTCTCCCCCATCCCCTGACTGACTTTAATAAATCTCTTTACAGGTAGGTAACAAACTTCCGTCGGTTGACCTCTTTGAGGACACGCCGGctaacaaaatcaatttggCCGAGTATGCCGCCGGGAAGAAAATCGTCATCTTCGCCGTTCCCGGCGCCTTTACTCCGGGATGCTCGAAGGTAATATGAAAGAAACAATAATTGCTTAATTCTACTGGCTTCATTGTTTATTACGCGTTAGACGTTTTCTGTTTCGTGATTTACTCATGCTAGATTCCATTTCCACTCTGGTTCGTATCACACATGCGCatatgtttacattttttatgatACCTAACTATATTGAATGCTTACAAACTATactacaaatcaattctgcaTCAGCAGGAGTGTGTACTTTGAATTGTACATAAGCACTGGATAACCGATTTCTTTAACACCAAGTCCGTAACAGTATTCCGTCTTTATCAATCGTATTATTGCTTGTTGTTTCGAGTGTTTTTGATAAGTACTAACAGTTTGTACTAAGCTTTTTAAGCTGAATAATATGAAAAGTATTGTGGACAAAAATCTTTCGATTTCTGgccaatttttaatcaaaaacaCGGTATATATGGGCTAGCTTAAACTATATATTTTTGCTTCATATTTCATACTATTTCTAATTTGGTTTTCTAATAAGTATACTTGTGATTTTAATAACGGTAAAAATTGAACTGCACCTTCCGGACTATACATAGATAACTTTTCCCGTGGTAAAGAAATCCGCAAAGTTTCAAAGGTCAATGTAAAtgagatatttttaatatctcaTAGTTCGTGAATAGAACATATTACTGTATTACTCAAAGCCATAATCTGTTTAACAATGATTCAATCTCGTTAATTGACTCGCTTTATAAAGCAGGTTCCCGTATTCTGTTGTGATTGCtaaaggaaatttttatttgtcattatttattttacaatgatttggCTCTTTTTGTTTCAGACTCATCTTCCAGGGTACATTCAAAAAGCTCCGGAGCTGAAAACAAAGGGTTTTCATGATGTATTCTGCATCGGTGTTAACGATCCTTTCGTTATGGCTGCTTGGGGTAAAGAACAGGGTGCTTCAGGCAAGGTATAGTAGTTTACAAGTAAACAGTTGAAATCAGTTGCACAATAATCACGGTACTTGTATGATAGAATCTTACCAACCTGATCAATAACAAGCAACACCACATGGTCACCTTCGAAGAGATTAGATTAACAACCGAAGGGCAAACTAAAATCACTTGAAACCAAATACTTGTTCCTCATATCCTGAGATTCCTGCatgactgttttttttttcttgtaatgtTCAAAACTGAACTTTGTCCACATTCTGATTGAACGATTATCTTATGTTTTTCTATAACGTCTGGGATTGATTAATTTTCCACATCACTTAATAATCGTAAAAACTTAAACTCCTATCTATAACTAAGATTTCCATCAACCTGCAATCACAgcaatcaaatattttttaaccaccaAGGCCTCCTAAAGTtggaatattcaaaataaGACCGATCAATAATTCCTATCAATTAAAGAATCGGTCATTTTCAGGTGCGGATGCTGGCTGATCCAACTGGAGCATTTACCGACGCCCTAGAGCTCTCCATAGAACTCCCAGTATTAGGAGGCAAACGCAGCAAGCGTTATTCTATGGTAGTTGAAGATGGTGTTGTCAAGGAACTCAATGTCGAGCCAGACAACACTGGTCTCTCCTGTTCTCTGGCAGACCGACTACACTCGTAAAGAAGTCGCTAAAAATGCGGCCTCAAATCTACAGCGCTATCTATCGATCAACATATTATTCTGttggaatgaaaatagaaaacacaAGTACCACTATTGGGGATCCCTTGATCCCAACTTT is drawn from Neodiprion fabricii isolate iyNeoFabr1 chromosome 3, iyNeoFabr1.1, whole genome shotgun sequence and contains these coding sequences:
- the LOC124179019 gene encoding peroxiredoxin-5, mitochondrial gives rise to the protein MTQLVSITKFLAHAIRVSPTTGFARPFHVSLKNMVIAVGNKLPSVDLFEDTPANKINLAEYAAGKKIVIFAVPGAFTPGCSKTHLPGYIQKAPELKTKGFHDVFCIGVNDPFVMAAWGKEQGASGKVRMLADPTGAFTDALELSIELPVLGGKRSKRYSMVVEDGVVKELNVEPDNTGLSCSLADRLHS